A window from Sordaria macrospora chromosome 2, complete sequence encodes these proteins:
- a CDS encoding 60S ribosomal uL11 domain-containing protein encodes MPPKFDPNEVKVITLRATGGEVGASSALAPKIGPLGLSPKKVGEDIAKATGDWKGLRVTVKLTIQNRQAAVSVVPTASALVIRALKEPPRDRKKEKNIKHNKSVSLDEIIEIARTMRYKSFSKELKGTVLEVLGTAFSVGCQVDGKSPKAIQEAIHAGEIDIPEE; translated from the exons ATGC CTCCCAAGTTTGATCCTAATGAGGTGAAGGTTAT CACCCTCCGGGCCACcggtggtgaggttggtgCCTCGTCGGCTCTTGCCCCCAAGATCGGTCCTCTTGGTCTCTCCCCCAAGAAGGTCGGCGAAGATATCGCCAAGGCTACTGGTGACTGG AAGGGTCTCCGCGTGACCGTCAAGCTCACCATCCAGAACCGTCAGGCGGCCGTCTCCGTCGTCCCTACCGCCTCCGCGCTCGTCATCCGTGCGCTCAAGGAGCCCCCCAGGGATcgcaagaaggagaagaacatcAAGCACAACAAGTCTGTTTCGCTTGATGAGATCATTGAGATCGCCCGCACCATGCGCTACAAGTCCTTCTCCAAGGAGCTTAAGGGCACCGTCCTCGAGGTTCTCGGTACCGCTTTCTCCGTCGGCTGCCAGGTCGATGGCAAGAGCCCCAAGGCCATCCAGGAGGCTATCCACGCCGGCGAGATCGATA TCCCCGAGGAGTAA